In Phormidium ambiguum IAM M-71, a single genomic region encodes these proteins:
- the ylqF gene encoding ribosome biogenesis GTPase YlqF has product MTTPAIQWYPGHIAKAEKALREQLKLVDVVLEVRDARIPLATQHPQVTEWVGSKARVLVLNRMDMIPSQVRQLWENWFESQGETAYFTDAQHGKGIQAVTQAAQAAGVEMNKRRRDRGMLPRPVRAVVIGFPNVGKSALINRLLNKRVVESARRPGVTKQLRWVRISKEIELLDAPGVIPGKLNDQEAAIKLAICEDIGEASYDNQRVAAELIELLNYLGDVHGNFLPSSPLQSRYGLDAREGTGEDYLVALAKERNQGDVERTARQLLNDFRKGLMGAIPLELPPN; this is encoded by the coding sequence ATGACTACTCCTGCAATTCAATGGTATCCCGGACATATTGCTAAAGCTGAGAAGGCACTCAGAGAACAGCTAAAGCTGGTAGATGTAGTACTGGAAGTGCGGGATGCGCGGATTCCTTTAGCGACTCAACACCCACAAGTTACCGAATGGGTGGGGAGTAAGGCGAGGGTGTTGGTACTTAATCGAATGGATATGATTCCGTCCCAAGTGCGTCAACTTTGGGAAAATTGGTTTGAGTCGCAGGGGGAAACTGCTTATTTCACTGATGCCCAACATGGTAAGGGTATTCAAGCAGTGACGCAAGCGGCGCAAGCGGCGGGGGTGGAGATGAATAAGAGGCGGCGCGATCGCGGAATGCTTCCCCGTCCTGTTCGCGCCGTTGTCATCGGTTTTCCCAATGTGGGAAAATCTGCTTTAATCAATCGCTTGTTGAATAAAAGAGTAGTAGAAAGTGCCCGTCGTCCCGGTGTGACTAAACAGTTACGTTGGGTAAGAATTTCTAAAGAAATTGAGTTACTAGATGCCCCTGGAGTAATTCCTGGTAAGTTAAACGATCAGGAAGCAGCAATTAAATTAGCTATTTGTGAAGATATTGGCGAAGCATCTTACGATAATCAAAGAGTTGCTGCTGAATTAATTGAATTGTTGAATTATTTAGGAGATGTACACGGTAATTTTTTACCCAGTTCTCCTTTGCAATCTCGTTACGGTTTAGATGCTAGAGAAGGTACAGGTGAGGATTATTTAGTTGCATTGGCAAAAGAACGTAATCAAGGGGATGTGGAACGGACGGCAAGACAACTTTTAAATGATTTTCGTAAGGGTTTAATGGGGGCAATTCCTTTAGAATTACCACCTAATTAA
- a CDS encoding universal stress protein: MFKTVLFPVDQSREAREAADVVTNIVQKYGSRLVLLSVVEPAEGESDNSDTMTSPEAVAELLKTAQSLFAKQGITADVIEREGKAAFTICDVADEINANLIVMGSRGLGLTEEGATESITYRVINLSPCPVLIVP; the protein is encoded by the coding sequence ATGTTTAAGACAGTTTTGTTTCCAGTGGATCAAAGTCGGGAAGCCCGCGAAGCGGCTGATGTCGTGACTAACATCGTGCAAAAATACGGTAGTCGCCTCGTTTTATTATCGGTAGTAGAACCTGCTGAAGGAGAGTCAGACAATTCAGATACCATGACTTCACCCGAAGCAGTGGCAGAATTATTGAAAACTGCCCAAAGTCTGTTTGCTAAACAAGGAATCACCGCAGATGTCATCGAACGTGAAGGCAAAGCAGCTTTTACGATCTGTGATGTGGCTGATGAAATTAACGCAAATTTGATTGTTATGGGTAGTCGAGGGCTAGGATTAACCGAAGAAGGTGCTACCGAAAGTATCACCTATCGGGTAATTAATCTTTCTCCTTGCCCTGTTTTAATTGTTCCTTAA